From a single Buteo buteo chromosome 14, bButBut1.hap1.1, whole genome shotgun sequence genomic region:
- the NEK3 gene encoding serine/threonine-protein kinase Nek3 isoform X5 yields MEEYKVLKVLGEGSFGRALLVHHRISDQEYAMKEIRLPMSSSDIENSRKEAVLLAKMKHPNIVAYKESFEADGHLYIVMEYCDDGDLMQKIKHQRGKLFPEDTILHWFVQMCLGVKHIHDKRVLHRDIKSKNVFLTQNGKVKLGDFGSARLLAHPMSYACTYVGTPYYVPPEIWESMPYNSKSDIWSLGCILYELCTLRHPFQASSWKHLILKICKGSYNPLPSHYSYELHYLIKQMFKRNPKNRPSASTILARGCLTKLIKNCLPSEITHEFEQVLKETKKHEGNAARSKGNVMAGGSSNNKKENRQNKDEGKCSPLERKNITKDLSESTKEQRKSDEEVETSDVLPGITDLSHPYRKQWEKRISSTVVDVLENASLLSSSFTSEEAKIVAEQCLHQVKDFSASDAQPARSLEGHKKLGGDTARTADPNRAKGYSIPCDVMSSI; encoded by the exons ATGGAAGAATACAAAGTGTTGAAAGTACTAGGAGAGGGATCCTTTGGCAGAGCTCTCCTAGTTCATCATAGAATCAGTGACCAGGAGTACGCAATGAAGGAAATAAGACTTCCTATG TCTTCATCTGATATAGAGAACTCTAGGAAGGAAGCAGTTCTTTTGGCTAAAATGAAACACCCAAATATCGTTGCCTATAAAGAATCGTTTGAAG CTGATGGACATCTGTATATAGTGATGGAATATTGTGATGATGGAGATCTAATGCAAAAGATTAAACACCAAAGAGGAAAGTTGTTCCCTGAAGATACG ATCCTTCACTGGTTTGTGCAGATGTGCCTGGGTGTGAAACATATTCATGATAAACGTGTGTTGCACAGGGATATCAAATCCAAG AATGTCTTCCTCACTCAAAATGGAAAAGTCAAATTGGGAGATTTTGGATCTGCACGCCTTCTTGCACA TCCAATGTCATATGCTTGCACGTATGTGGGAACTCCTTATTACGTACCTCCAGAAATATGGGAAAGCATGCCGTACAACAGCAAAAG TGATATATGGTCTCTGGGATGTATTCTATATGAGCTGTGCACTCTGAGACATCCA tttcaaGCCAGTAGCTGGAAACATCTCATCCTCAAGATATGCAAAGGGTCCTACAATCCACTACCATCTCACTATTCTTATGAACTTCATTACTTAATAAAACAGATGTTTAAGAGAAATCCCAAGAATCGTCCATCAGCCAGTACTATTCTTGCAAGAGGTTGCTTAACCAAACTTATAAAAAATTGTTTGCCTTCTGAG ATAACACATGAGTTTGAGCAGGTATTAAAGGAAACCAAGAAACATGAAGGCAATGCAGCAAGATCAAAGG GTAATGTCATGGCTGGTGGAAGCTCaaataataagaaagaaaatagg caaaataaagatgaaGGCAAGTGTAGCCccttagaaaggaaaaatattactaaGGATTTGAGTGAAAGCACAAAGGAACAAAGGAAATCTGATGAAGAGG TAGAAACTTCTGATGTCCTCCCAGGAATTACTGATTTGTCACATCCCTATAGGAAGCAATGGGAAAAGAGGATATCCAGTACCGTAGTGGATGTCCTGGAAAATGCatccttgctttcttccagttttaCATCTGAAGAGGCTAAAA ttgttgctgagcagtgcttacaccaagtcaaggacttttcagcttctgatgcccagccagcaagaagcctggaggggcacaagaagctgggaggggacacagccaggacagctgacccaaaccgggcaaagggatattccataccatgtgatgtcatgtccagtatataa